The Gymnodinialimonas sp. 57CJ19 genome includes a window with the following:
- a CDS encoding fumarate hydratase gives MIPIKLIQETAEALMDKAAIEIPQDYLDGLQEAAKTEDGDLSSFVLKAMLENYEAAKEDRRAMCGDTGVPRWFVKMGNDASVEGGMVGLEAALRRATASATNGVPLRPNRVHPLWRTDHNNNVGIGAPEIEYGFEPAAPGEGADWVDLITVHKGGLFGTDYRMLFPSDGVQGIKRFYLDSLMAFGKRGLACQPAIIGIGLGGSKDVCMNLGKRASTLRVVGSRNSDPRIAEMEDEFKELGNSIGMGAMGFVGKNMVIDCNIEVGYCHTGGMPMSVHAFCLSSRRAVARVYGDGRVEYRTDPDWFTPYQRRETVDWPEAGLEAAE, from the coding sequence GTGATCCCCATTAAGTTGATACAAGAGACAGCTGAGGCCTTGATGGATAAGGCCGCCATTGAGATCCCCCAGGATTATCTGGATGGGTTGCAGGAGGCGGCAAAAACCGAGGACGGGGATTTGTCGTCTTTCGTGCTGAAGGCGATGTTGGAGAATTACGAGGCCGCGAAGGAAGATCGCCGCGCGATGTGCGGGGATACCGGCGTGCCGCGCTGGTTTGTGAAGATGGGCAATGATGCCAGCGTCGAGGGGGGCATGGTGGGGCTGGAGGCCGCGTTGAGGCGCGCCACGGCCAGCGCCACCAATGGCGTGCCGCTGAGGCCCAATAGGGTGCATCCCTTGTGGCGCACGGACCACAACAACAACGTCGGCATCGGGGCGCCTGAGATCGAATATGGATTTGAGCCCGCCGCACCGGGAGAGGGGGCCGATTGGGTCGATCTGATTACCGTTCACAAGGGCGGGTTGTTTGGCACTGATTATCGGATGTTGTTCCCAAGCGACGGGGTACAGGGGATCAAGCGATTCTATCTGGACAGTCTGATGGCGTTCGGCAAGCGCGGGTTGGCGTGTCAGCCGGCGATCATCGGGATCGGGTTGGGGGGCTCCAAGGATGTGTGCATGAACCTTGGCAAGCGGGCCTCGACCTTGCGGGTGGTTGGCTCGCGCAACTCGGACCCGCGCATTGCCGAGATGGAGGATGAGTTCAAGGAGCTCGGGAACTCTATCGGGATGGGGGCCATGGGGTTTGTGGGCAAGAACATGGTGATCGATTGCAATATCGAGGTGGGTTACTGCCACACCGGGGGCATGCCGATGTCTGTGCATGCTTTCTGTCTGTCGTCACGGCGCGCGGTCGCGAGGGTCTATGGCGATGGTCGGGTAGAGTACCGCACGGACCCCGATTGGTTCACGCCCTATCAGCGTCGGGAAACGGTGGACTGGCCGGAAGCGGGTTTGGAGGCTGCAGAATGA
- a CDS encoding fumarate hydratase C-terminal domain-containing protein codes for MSLREIILSTTPSDEDIAQLRLGDIVYLSGLMYTAREGVYMRALEDRANIPMELPTQSAANFHCSPAARINPDGSFDMGAVTATASFRFAKWLPEWMEKTGAKLIVGKGGMTSKDYKEYFVPNGAVYLSTVGYGTGALLGRGVENVEAVHWNEELGLAQAMWVLKCNKMGPFIVASDMKGDCLFERENAKIAENVARVYEGTRPATLKRYGESDDRTDEVI; via the coding sequence ATGAGCCTGCGTGAAATCATCCTGTCGACCACCCCCTCGGACGAGGACATTGCCCAGTTGCGGTTGGGCGATATCGTCTACCTCTCGGGCCTGATGTATACCGCTCGCGAAGGCGTCTACATGCGGGCGTTGGAAGACCGCGCGAATATTCCGATGGAACTGCCCACGCAATCGGCGGCAAATTTTCATTGCTCTCCGGCGGCACGGATCAACCCTGACGGCAGCTTCGACATGGGGGCGGTGACGGCCACGGCGTCCTTCCGGTTTGCCAAGTGGTTGCCGGAGTGGATGGAGAAGACCGGCGCAAAGCTGATCGTGGGCAAGGGGGGGATGACCTCCAAGGATTACAAGGAATACTTCGTGCCCAATGGCGCGGTTTACCTTTCCACTGTGGGTTACGGCACCGGCGCGTTGCTCGGGCGCGGAGTGGAGAACGTCGAGGCCGTCCATTGGAACGAGGAGTTGGGCCTGGCGCAGGCGATGTGGGTGTTGAAGTGCAACAAGATGGGGCCGTTTATCGTGGCCTCGGACATGAAAGGCGACTGCCTGTTCGAGCGCGAAAACGCCAAGATCGCGGAGAATGTGGCGCGGGTGTATGAGGGCACGCGGCCGGCGACCCTAAAGCGCTATGGCGAGAGCGATGACCGCACGGACGAGGTGATATGA
- a CDS encoding sulfite exporter TauE/SafE family protein yields the protein MSAQLITYLLLGAAAGGFINGLSGTGTALFALGFYLVVLDPVTAVAIVALMSVVAGLQGVWVVREAILAQPHRLLRFVLPGLVGVPLGVWLLNGLDATALRLGVAGFLILYGGYFAIRRSLPAFSRRTPVLDSLIGGLGGILGGAAGMSGALPSMWMSLRPWTKFETRAVLQPFNMVMLITTVTLLYLRGAYEGAGTALLITIPTGLIAAQIGIAVFRRLSDTAFRWVLILLTLAMGIGVGASELL from the coding sequence GTGAGTGCGCAACTCATCACCTATCTGCTTTTGGGGGCTGCGGCAGGCGGCTTCATCAACGGGCTATCGGGCACAGGCACGGCCCTGTTCGCGCTGGGGTTCTACCTTGTGGTGCTGGACCCGGTGACCGCCGTGGCGATCGTGGCGCTGATGTCCGTGGTGGCGGGCCTGCAAGGCGTCTGGGTCGTGCGCGAGGCGATCCTTGCGCAACCGCACCGCCTGTTGCGTTTCGTGCTGCCGGGGCTGGTGGGCGTACCCTTGGGCGTTTGGCTGCTGAACGGGCTGGACGCCACGGCCCTGCGCCTTGGGGTGGCCGGCTTCCTGATCCTGTACGGTGGCTACTTCGCCATCCGCCGGTCCTTGCCCGCGTTTTCGCGCCGGACCCCGGTGCTGGATAGTCTGATCGGCGGCTTGGGCGGTATCCTTGGCGGGGCGGCGGGTATGTCGGGGGCGTTGCCGTCGATGTGGATGTCCCTGCGCCCCTGGACCAAGTTTGAGACCCGCGCCGTATTACAGCCCTTCAACATGGTGATGCTGATCACGACGGTGACCCTTTTGTACCTGCGCGGCGCCTACGAGGGCGCAGGAACGGCGCTTCTTATCACCATCCCCACGGGCCTTATCGCGGCGCAAATCGGCATCGCCGTGTTCCGCCGCCTGTCCGATACGGCGTTTCGTTGGGTGCTGATCCTGCTGACCCTCGCCATGGGGATCGGCGTGGGCGCGAGTGAGCTTCTCTAA